From Apium graveolens cultivar Ventura chromosome 9, ASM990537v1, whole genome shotgun sequence, the proteins below share one genomic window:
- the LOC141685809 gene encoding uncharacterized protein LOC141685809, translated as MGFWPVMGLRLPAFDRKRRKKYKVGVQNFIKFALEHLEEENNDLIRCPCTECGKEYYKNPSTVKPDLYRHGIMKWYTRLDCHGEKDVPYVEVGTSSNYKDDVMYDAHDDDDIEDCENFDEEPIEITKIFYKMLNAASEPIYPNISKFTTLEFSMKLSEWKNKHNCSNSGFDDLLYLIGLILPDDHKFPDKYHTVRKMIQELHMEYEKIDACENEFMLFYKKHSDKTKCDICNKDRYQKQKDLKKYNILRKILRYFPIIMRLQHLFMDEKTAKCMRWHNDRITVEGELSYPADGDEWKQFDRRFQSFSKEIQNVRLGLSIDEFDPFRDKYAKEYTVWPMVVIVYNLPSSMCTKAPYMFMPLLIPGPKDPTKGLHVYLRPLIDELKMLWHTGVEKYDMFSHTNFIMKAAFL; from the exons ATGGGATTTTGGCCGGTAATGGGTTTGAGGTTGCCGGCTTTTGATCGGAAAAGACGAA AAAAATATAAAGTCGGTGTGCAAAATTTCATTAAATTTGCTTTAGAGCATCTTGAAGAAGAAAATAATGACCTTATACGATGTCCGTGCACAGAGTGTGGAAAGGAGTACTATAAGAATCCTAGTACCGTGAAACCTGATTTGTATCGTCATGGTATCATGAAATGGTATACTAGATTGGATTGTCATGGGGAGAAAGATGTGCCATATGTCGAGGTTGGGACGAGTTCTAACTATAAAGACGATGTTATGTATGATGCACATGATGATGATGATATTGAGGATTGTGAGAATTTTGATGAAGAACCGATTgaaataacaaaaatattttacAAGATGTTGAATGCGGCTtctgaaccaatttatccaaacATTTCCAAGTTCACAACACTGGAGTTCTCAATGAAGTTGTCTGAGTGGAAAAATAAGCATAATTGTAGTAATAGTGGCTTTGATGACTTGCTTTACCTCATTGGATTAATACTTCCCGATGATCATAAATTTCCTGATAAGTACCACACTGTGCGAAAGATGATTCAAGAATTACATATGGAGTATGAGAAAATTGATGCTTGCGAGAATGAATTTATGTTATTTTATAAGAAACATAGTGACAAGACAAAGTGTGATATATGCAATAAAGACCGATACCAGAAGCAAAAAGatcttaaaaaatataatatcctACGAAAAATCTTGCGTTACTTTCCTATTATAATGAGATTGCAGCATTTATTCATGGACGAGAAGACTGCAAAATGTATGAGATGGCACAACGATAGAATTACAGTTGAAGGGGAATTAAGTTACCCAGCAGATGGAGATGAATGGAAGCAATTTGATCGGAGATTTCAAAGTTTTTCAAAAGAAATTCAAAATGTAAGACTTGGGCTCTCTATAGATGAATTTGACCCCTTTCGTGATAAATATGCGAAGGAGTATACAGTATGGCCTATGGTTGTTATCGTGTATAACCTACCTTCCTCTATGTGTACAAAAGCTCCATATATGTTCATGCCTCTTCTTATTCCCGGGCCGAAAGATCCAACAAAAGGTTTACATGTTTATCTTAGGCCTTTAATTGATGAATTGAAAATGTTGTGGCATACTGGAGTGGAAAAATATGACATGTTCTCACATACAAATTTTATCATGAAGGCGGCATTTTTATAG